In the Clostridium sporogenes genome, one interval contains:
- a CDS encoding nucleotidyltransferase, whose protein sequence is MNVSAIIVEYNPMHKGHLYHIKRTKELTNCDALICIMSGNFVQRGFPSILDKWTKADIALSNGVDLVLELPTLYSLSSAEFFSFGAISILNNLNVVNNICFGSEVGNIENLNNIAKTILDEPLEYKNLLKNYLDKGLSFAKARNLALVELNKDSKIIQEDINKILSLSNNILGIEYLKSLMLVNSSIKPLTITRKGSNYTDENLHQEYSSASSIRKYLKENKDIDILKDFLPLEGFLELKKLISKGCNFSMEDSMINYIRYKHISGYKNLHNLIDVSEGLDNRTYKALGKNFTYDILVKEIKSKRYAYSRIGRILCQYFIGFENYDLNSLLRSTPNYIRVLASNENGLKVLKQIKKHSSINIYTKIPKNTTTFLNLDIQATNAYSMLNNNIKFNEDYFRSPTIIKNTIY, encoded by the coding sequence ATGAACGTATCTGCAATTATCGTGGAATATAACCCAATGCATAAAGGACATCTATATCACATTAAAAGAACAAAAGAATTAACAAATTGTGATGCTTTAATTTGTATAATGAGTGGCAACTTTGTTCAAAGAGGATTTCCTTCTATTTTAGATAAATGGACTAAAGCTGATATAGCACTATCTAATGGAGTAGATTTAGTTTTAGAATTACCTACATTATATAGTCTTTCTTCTGCAGAGTTTTTTTCTTTTGGGGCTATAAGCATTTTAAATAATTTAAATGTAGTAAATAATATTTGTTTTGGAAGTGAAGTAGGAAATATTGAAAATTTAAATAATATAGCAAAAACAATTTTAGATGAACCTTTAGAATATAAAAATCTTTTGAAAAATTATTTAGATAAAGGTTTATCTTTTGCTAAAGCTAGAAATTTAGCTTTAGTAGAATTAAATAAAGATAGTAAAATTATACAGGAAGATATAAATAAGATACTATCTTTATCTAATAATATCTTAGGAATAGAATATTTAAAATCTTTAATGTTAGTTAATAGTTCGATAAAACCATTAACTATAACTAGGAAGGGATCAAATTATACAGATGAAAACTTACATCAAGAATATTCTAGTGCTTCCTCTATAAGAAAATATTTGAAGGAAAATAAAGATATTGATATTCTAAAAGATTTTTTACCTTTAGAAGGATTTTTAGAATTAAAAAAATTAATCTCAAAAGGTTGTAACTTTTCTATGGAAGATTCTATGATTAATTATATAAGATACAAACATATTTCTGGATATAAAAATTTACACAATCTTATTGATGTTTCAGAAGGATTAGATAATAGAACATATAAAGCATTAGGCAAAAATTTCACATATGATATTTTAGTAAAAGAAATAAAAAGCAAAAGATATGCCTATAGTCGTATAGGTAGAATTCTGTGTCAATATTTCATAGGTTTTGAAAACTATGATTTAAATTCTTTACTTAGAAGCACTCCAAACTATATAAGAGTTTTAGCCTCTAACGAAAATGGATTAAAGGTATTAAAACAAATAAAAAAACATTCTTCCATTAATATATATACAAAAATACCTAAAAACACTACAACTTTTCTAAATTTAGATATACAAGCTACTAATGCTTATTCTATGTTAAATAATAACATAAAATTTAATGAAGATTATTTTAGAAGTCCTACTATAATAAAAAATACTATTTATTAA
- a CDS encoding ATPase → MDVIKLLSYLEELIESGSSIPLTGKVTINKKESLEVIDKIINCLPDEFKKAQWICDEKERILNEAMEEAEHIKKENIIMFKKQIENHNITREANIKAEAIIKNAEKESKYIRVGARDYADELLTDLDREIEEKSQQMMNILRKNLEAFAASLEESVDLKTDTIRENIKELRNIK, encoded by the coding sequence ATGGATGTTATTAAGCTTTTATCATATTTAGAAGAACTAATAGAATCAGGTTCAAGTATTCCTTTAACAGGAAAGGTTACTATAAATAAGAAAGAGTCCCTAGAAGTGATAGATAAGATAATAAATTGTCTTCCGGATGAATTTAAAAAGGCTCAATGGATATGTGACGAAAAAGAAAGAATATTAAATGAAGCTATGGAAGAAGCAGAACATATTAAAAAAGAAAATATAATAATGTTTAAAAAGCAAATAGAAAATCATAACATAACAAGAGAGGCAAATATTAAGGCGGAAGCTATAATAAAAAATGCGGAAAAAGAATCTAAATATATACGAGTAGGGGCCAGGGACTATGCAGATGAATTATTAACGGATTTAGATAGAGAAATCGAAGAAAAATCTCAACAAATGATGAATATATTAAGAAAAAATTTAGAAGCCTTTGCGGCTTCTTTAGAAGAAAGTGTAGATTTAAAAACAGATACTATAAGGGAAAATATAAAAGAATTAAGAAATATAAAATAA
- the ylbJ gene encoding sporulation integral membrane protein YlbJ has translation MTLFFYIMLFLILILLFKLLKNENIIITFLCSIIIIYIIIAPKFCIEATLSGAKLFFYKVFPSLFPFVILTNIIINYGGVHIYSKIFGKILCTPLRLKKECSFPLIISSLCGYPLGAKYSCDLYQNGDINFSTLERLINIASNAGPLFIIGSVGTSMLGNPYAGYILLLSNYISCIIIGIILPNRSTKMYRDFKENFKISNKNIGESLKNSIEGAIKTCISVAGFVILFSLLLSIIKNNFIFKFLLNNLCIYFNIDKNLIEGFLLGLVEMTNGCYLISTSSIDISKKLILISFLLAFSGFSIISQVYSFTYKQGVNIKRYIKIKFMQGIIASITCFVLYKIPIFSMYLDAFTDKGPNIILSNNLLFIFILLLLIVPLMIHYIKSLNKI, from the coding sequence GTGACTTTATTTTTTTATATAATGTTATTTTTAATACTTATTTTATTATTTAAACTTTTAAAGAACGAAAATATAATTATAACTTTTTTATGTTCAATTATAATAATATACATTATTATAGCTCCTAAATTTTGCATAGAAGCTACATTATCTGGTGCTAAGTTATTCTTTTATAAGGTTTTTCCTTCTCTATTTCCTTTTGTAATACTTACAAACATAATAATAAATTATGGTGGAGTACATATATATTCTAAAATATTTGGCAAAATTTTATGTACACCTCTAAGATTAAAAAAAGAATGTAGCTTTCCTTTGATAATAAGTTCCCTTTGTGGATATCCTTTAGGAGCCAAGTATTCCTGTGATCTTTATCAAAATGGGGATATTAATTTTTCTACTTTAGAAAGGCTTATAAATATAGCCTCTAATGCTGGCCCTTTATTTATCATTGGATCTGTAGGTACTTCTATGCTAGGTAATCCTTATGCTGGATATATATTGCTCTTATCAAATTATATTTCTTGTATTATAATAGGTATTATTTTACCTAACAGAAGTACTAAAATGTATAGGGATTTTAAAGAAAATTTTAAAATATCAAATAAGAACATAGGTGAATCTTTAAAAAATAGCATTGAGGGTGCTATAAAAACTTGTATAAGTGTGGCAGGATTTGTAATACTGTTCTCTTTATTGCTTAGCATAATAAAAAACAATTTTATTTTTAAATTTTTGCTAAATAATCTATGCATTTATTTTAACATAGATAAAAACCTAATAGAAGGATTCCTATTAGGTTTAGTAGAAATGACCAATGGATGTTATTTAATTTCCACAAGCTCTATTGATATATCTAAAAAATTAATATTAATAAGCTTTTTATTAGCTTTTAGCGGATTTTCTATAATATCTCAAGTTTATTCTTTTACTTATAAACAAGGTGTAAATATTAAAAGATATATAAAAATTAAATTTATGCAAGGAATTATAGCTTCTATAACCTGCTTTGTTTTATATAAAATTCCTATATTCTCCATGTATTTAGATGCTTTTACAGACAAAGGCCCTAATATAATTTTAAGTAATAATTTATTGTTTATATTTATCTTATTACTTTTAATTGTACCTTTAATGATACATTATATAAAATCCTTAAATAAAATTTAG